From Dehalococcoidia bacterium, a single genomic window includes:
- a CDS encoding ABC transporter substrate-binding protein has product MGAQRYHVITGSRLSRRAALRGAALTGLGGAALWMVGCSSSNNNKKGAAATATKAATTAASATSAAPAASAAASAAATRAATSAPAASAAAGSPAASAGSATPKIADFGWVNNAPDLKATPKKGGTLRFGTHVVPPGLDPVKSASYESANIYTPVYSRLIRAQYGTELQPYNPWRLMITNDLAASMEHPDAMTYTFKLKPNVKFQNVDPVKGRAFTADDVKYSLNAFLANPETATYLAAVKVDAVDPQTVKISLTKPANYVLQAMADPRIVMLAHEVADADGDFSKRAIGTGPFILDNFQPNVSAHYKRNPDYYRTDRPYMDAMQFDNFKDNASSKAAFIAGQYEMSQYALLNPLDDIKDILAAQKNTVVFKLQSRWQSNIFAMGFPADKAPWNDQRVRIGISKGWDRSVYGKKAYGGDYNVLGPYAWIDEFDSAPDLGDAYKFDQKAAKDMLSAAGQANLTVPFDYFPYGGDADDQLQTIQNQLKEIGVDLKLNKLDATAFFAKYYGQKADGPISSFIPTTPRWAPLSMLVLWHSGSPKNYLRLSSPEFDAAVDKLTTTEDKDEQKKAYQDAFNKLVQPAFFVSWTESPTYSVHSPKLHGFLPNMYNDPTGWGNQAMEDWWLDT; this is encoded by the coding sequence ATGGGGGCTCAACGATATCACGTGATTACCGGCTCGCGCCTGAGCCGGCGAGCGGCGCTGCGCGGTGCGGCGTTGACGGGCCTCGGCGGCGCGGCGCTGTGGATGGTCGGCTGCAGCAGCAGCAATAACAACAAGAAGGGCGCGGCCGCCACCGCGACGAAGGCGGCCACCACCGCCGCCAGCGCGACTTCAGCGGCGCCCGCCGCCTCGGCCGCGGCCAGCGCTGCCGCAACTCGCGCTGCCACGAGCGCACCCGCCGCGAGCGCCGCGGCCGGATCGCCGGCGGCGAGCGCGGGCAGCGCCACGCCCAAGATCGCCGACTTCGGCTGGGTTAACAATGCGCCCGACCTCAAGGCGACGCCGAAGAAGGGCGGCACACTGCGCTTCGGCACGCACGTGGTGCCGCCGGGACTCGACCCGGTCAAGTCCGCCTCCTACGAGAGCGCGAACATCTACACGCCGGTCTACAGCCGGCTGATCCGCGCCCAGTACGGCACCGAGCTTCAGCCGTACAACCCCTGGCGGCTGATGATCACCAACGACCTCGCCGCCTCGATGGAACACCCCGACGCGATGACCTACACGTTCAAGCTGAAGCCGAACGTGAAGTTCCAGAACGTCGATCCAGTCAAAGGACGGGCCTTTACCGCCGACGACGTCAAGTACAGCCTCAACGCTTTCCTGGCCAACCCCGAGACGGCGACCTACCTGGCCGCGGTCAAAGTCGATGCCGTCGACCCGCAGACGGTCAAGATTTCGCTGACCAAGCCCGCGAACTACGTCTTGCAGGCGATGGCCGACCCTCGCATCGTCATGCTCGCGCACGAAGTCGCCGATGCCGATGGCGACTTCTCCAAGCGCGCGATCGGCACCGGGCCGTTCATTCTCGACAACTTCCAGCCGAACGTCTCGGCGCACTACAAGCGCAACCCGGACTACTACCGCACCGATCGTCCCTACATGGACGCGATGCAGTTCGACAACTTCAAGGACAACGCTTCCTCCAAGGCCGCGTTCATCGCCGGCCAGTACGAGATGTCGCAGTACGCCTTGCTGAACCCGCTGGACGACATTAAGGACATCTTGGCCGCGCAGAAGAACACCGTGGTGTTCAAGCTGCAGAGCCGCTGGCAGTCCAACATCTTCGCCATGGGCTTCCCCGCGGACAAGGCGCCATGGAACGACCAGCGCGTGCGCATCGGCATCTCCAAGGGCTGGGACCGCTCGGTCTACGGCAAGAAGGCCTACGGGGGCGACTACAACGTGCTCGGCCCCTACGCCTGGATCGACGAGTTCGATTCGGCGCCGGACCTGGGCGACGCCTACAAGTTCGACCAGAAGGCGGCGAAGGACATGCTCAGCGCCGCCGGCCAGGCGAACCTGACCGTGCCGTTCGACTACTTCCCCTACGGCGGCGACGCCGACGACCAGCTGCAAACGATCCAGAACCAGCTCAAAGAGATCGGCGTCGACCTCAAGCTGAACAAGCTGGATGCCACCGCCTTCTTCGCCAAGTACTACGGCCAGAAGGCGGACGGCCCCATCTCCAGCTTTATCCCGACGACGCCGCGCTGGGCGCCGCTTTCGATGCTGGTGCTTTGGCACTCGGGTTCGCCCAAGAACTACCTGCGGCTCAGCTCGCCGGAGTTCGACGCGGCGGTGGACAAGCTGACGACGACGGAAGACAAGGACGAGCAGAAGAAAGCATACCAGGACGCCTTTAATAAGCTGGTGCAGCCGGCGTTCTTCGTCTCCTGGACCGAATCGCCCACGTACTCCGTGCACTCGCCCAAGCTGCACGGCTTCTTGCCGAACATGTACAACGACCCGACAGGTTGGGGAAACCAGGCGATGGAGGACTGGTGGCTGGATACATAG
- a CDS encoding ABC transporter permease, whose amino-acid sequence MAQYIVRRLLLAVPVLVGVSLLVFFMARILPGDVFTAQSGTAGLTADQRAKLRHEAGLDRPLAVQYFDWAGHAAVLNFGDSLWNRRSVNKELRRAVPITLELTVLGSLIGLLIAVPLGVLSAATRGSPVDYLARLFGVIGLSIPSYVLGTLAITYLAVWFRWTPPAGGISFFSNPWRNMQQFLIPSTILGAGFSAAVVRMTRSSVLGALHEDYVRTAWAKGLRARLVLLRHVLRNALIPVLTLSGAQVGYLLGGTVIIESIFTLSGVGSMAFDAITNRDYFVLQAVTLLAAAAFTLVNLLVDISYVWLDPRIRLR is encoded by the coding sequence ATGGCCCAGTACATCGTGCGGCGGCTGCTACTCGCGGTGCCCGTGCTCGTCGGGGTGAGTCTGCTCGTCTTCTTCATGGCACGGATTCTGCCCGGCGACGTGTTCACGGCGCAGTCCGGCACCGCCGGGCTCACGGCGGACCAGCGGGCGAAGCTGCGGCACGAGGCGGGGCTCGACCGGCCGCTGGCGGTGCAGTACTTCGACTGGGCCGGGCACGCCGCCGTGCTCAACTTCGGCGACAGCCTCTGGAACCGGCGCAGCGTCAACAAGGAGCTGCGCCGCGCCGTGCCGATCACGCTGGAGCTGACCGTGCTCGGCTCGCTGATCGGCCTGCTGATCGCGGTGCCGCTCGGCGTGCTCAGCGCCGCCACGCGCGGCTCGCCGGTCGACTACCTGGCGCGGTTGTTCGGCGTGATCGGGCTCTCGATTCCCAGCTACGTGCTCGGCACGCTGGCGATCACCTATCTGGCCGTCTGGTTCCGCTGGACGCCGCCGGCCGGCGGCATCTCGTTCTTCAGCAACCCCTGGCGCAACATGCAGCAGTTCCTGATCCCGTCCACCATCCTCGGCGCCGGTTTCTCCGCCGCCGTGGTGCGCATGACGCGCTCCAGCGTGCTCGGCGCCCTGCACGAGGACTACGTGCGCACGGCCTGGGCGAAGGGGCTGCGGGCGCGGCTGGTGCTGCTGCGCCACGTGCTGCGCAACGCGCTGATCCCGGTGCTGACGCTCTCCGGCGCGCAGGTCGGCTACCTGCTGGGCGGCACGGTGATCATCGAGTCGATCTTCACGCTCTCCGGCGTGGGCTCGATGGCCTTCGACGCGATCACCAACCGGGACTACTTCGTCTTGCAGGCGGTGAC